The Papaver somniferum cultivar HN1 chromosome 6, ASM357369v1, whole genome shotgun sequence genome segment TGAGTACAAAAATAACTTGAGGAATGGCTTTTGCTAACACTCTCTATTGGATGCACCTTAGTGTGATCATAAGATGCTAGAAATGCAGGATGAAAGCTCCCTCAACTTTGAATAGCGGGAAAGACATCAACATATGAACAGTTTCTTTAGCCAAACCCACTTATTTGGTGGAAGAACCGCACTGTGGTCCTCCTCCTCCATGTAGTTTTTTCATTTTTAGTGGAAGCTCACCAATGAATTGACAAGAACAATAGCAACCAAATTGCAAGATCCACTAATTAACTTTCCACTTTTGATGGTTATGAATGCAACATAATTTTGGTTTGGTGTACAACTACGAATGATCATCTCATAAGCTAATGGTCAAATGATCAACTATTTGGTGGATATCCATAATATCTCCATCCATCTACTACAACAACTCCTTTAAAGTTGCATTAGAATGTGCCAAATTATGCTCTTATTTTTAGATAGTAATTTTTCTAGGAATCATCCCAGGAATCTCCCATTTAGATAAGACCCTATTTGGATAAATCAAAAGCATGTAGAGAGACAAATTTAATTCAACTGATTATTTAATTTAAATTGCCAGCTATTTCTAGGGTATTTAATATTTGTGATCTCGTCATGCCACTGAACTCTCTGATAATGAGGGATGGTTGTTGGACAGGTCTTGCACTCAATCTTCATGGTGTCCAAAGGAAATTCAATGAGACAGGAAAACACATATTCTCAATTATCAATTCATTTTCAGAATTCGCTACGTTGCTTCATTTCTATGTTCTACAAAGATTAAACAAAAACAGCTTACAACTACAAAGAAATTGATTAACAACATGCTTGCTCTGTTTGCCGCACATTCACTTAGCTTCGTTCTGTGGTTTACACCTTCGCTGCATTGGTAGCCTCTGTAGTTTTCACCTCGGCAGCACATTGTGAAACATATGGCTTCAACTGCAGAGATGCCAAGTGATAGTATGATTTAGTTTATTACTAGTAAAAATTTGTAAACATGTACTGACAGGCATAACTAGTAAAATTACCAATTGTGTAAGACATATTCAAAAAAAGAACCAAGACACAATTTCCTCAACCCTATTTTTCTTAGGTTCAAGaaacatttttgaaatccaaacCTGTTATCTTTGTATACGAACTAAGATCAAGGAAATACATTTTCGTTATTAAAACATACACAAGCAATAACTTTGGAGACCATGGACAGTACCTTGAAGTCAATCACATCAGGAACAACATGGTTTGGCGATTTCTCATCAACAACATATCATTCACATTCGCAAATTACTGTCTGAAATGAGAAATGGATCAAATTGAAATAATTATGAACATTATAAAAGAGTGGAGAAAATGAATGTACCTTTGCGGGTAAGAAAACCAGTAGGGTTTACAATATTTTCCTTCGTAATATTGTAATCCAAGGAACTACTTTCTTAATCTAAGCCATTAACAATGGCGTCTTCAGATGGTAATCTATTTTCCTTTGGGATTGGACTTGAGAAGGTCAACTTGGTTTGCTGAGTTTTAATTACCattgcaactcaattttgaggtACAAATTAGTTCGTGCCCTCATTTTGGCTCTGGCAAATAACACTCCTGCTAATACAAAGTCCAGGAGTATCTCGTGAGATATTTAAATGCAAGTAGACGAGCCAAATTTGTTCACTAGCATTACAGATGGACTGAAATATACAAGGGCTGGAGTACTAGTGACTTTCTAAAACAAGATTATGGGTAGAGTTTGACGAAATGCGTAGGGTTCTTATTTGACTTACTGAATTTATTTATTTCCCAACACAAAGTCATGAAAGAAATCCCATTCACTATAAAGTATAGACCACCCTTTCCCTTCCTTTCACTCTAGTAGAACGTCATGGACATTATTATTCTTTGTTAGCAAGTTGTAAACATAAACGAGTTTAGGGTTCCAGATATTTTCTGAAGCCATCATTTGTAAGAGTAAGTACCTGTAAGTTCTCACCCATTTTTGGTCCACCAACCACATCTATGTGAAGCTGATAGCAAGGCCGGAATCCACTTGATGTCATGACTCTTGACCAGCCAAAACAGAGGCACTCTAGAAGAGGCCTGCAGGTTCACATCAAGAATGCATTAGCTGTTGATAGGAATGTGTGACAGGGCAGTTCAGAAAGCTATAACCTAATTTGACTAATGGTCACTCACTAAACCATTTACCAAGTTGTCAAGAGTCTGCGGAGCATCTAAATCATTTCACACTTATGCAACAACCAGAAAaccgaaattgatttctaagatgaTATAACCAGATATAAGAAAAGCAGCTGTCAGTACCAGGTGAATCTTCTGGCAAATCAAACTTAATGTTAGAAGACAAGTACAATGACAATTATATCTGAAGGGAGAAAAAAAGAGACTCAAGCAAACCAgcaaactaattgggtatttaACATGGAGGTAAAAACGAGAACAAAGTAACTTACGTATTGAAATAATAGTCCACTTCATCGAACAAGAAAATAAGCAGAAGCCTCAGAAGCAATGAGAGAGTGTTGTTAGGTAAGAGGCATCCATGACTCTCCTTCAAGTCAACTGGAGAAACAATAATCACCGAGACAAGATTCGGCATCCACATGGAAGAATTATAAAGCAGTTATAAATCGGAACTGGTTAACAATCGTTAAGGGTCAAGGAATAAACTAAAAGCTTAATAGAATCAAATATAAAAGTATAAAACTGTCGCTACATAAAGAATATGTACTAGAGCTAGTAACACACCTGGCAGAGCACCAGTAATATCCGGCATTAAAATCGTAGATGCAAGATGCCAAACCAAACAGCAAAGCTTGCTTCGGATCTTTCACTAGCTTGATGCTGCGAGTCTGTTTATCTCTATCTTTGTCGTATCAGCTTCCAGGTCAACTGCCTCGCTGTTAAGACTCTTCATTGACCTACACAAGAAATCACCAAACTACTCTAGATCAACAAAGTTTACATTATAGAGCTTAAACATCCATTCTGCAATACTAAACCAATCTTCTACCACAATACATATATAGCTTTTAAAGACGTTGGAGGCTTTATCTATGAGGCATGTCTAAATTACGCCACACTAAAAATTCTCCAAAATGCCTGCTTCCATCTTTAAAAGAGTTTCAGCTTCTAAATAGCTACTCCAGAGAAGAGTACAAAGCAGAAAATTgcctcaaacttctccttctgcTGCCTCGCACGCACTACATATATTAAATTTTAAACTGTTCTTGCATTGTCTTGGGCTAACTCTTGCAACAACCAATTTGGCTTAACTAATGACACATAGATTACACAAGTACATCATGTAATTACAAAGAAATAGATGAAGAACACACATACCTGTTACCAAACTCTCTTCTTATAGGACTGGTAAGTGAATCTACTACCACCACATTATGTTCACCAAGATTCGACATGCCAAATTTATCGAATAAAACATGTCTTTCAATAACTAAATCAGCACGAGTATCCAAATTAACACCACCTGtaagcatatttctttgaacacAAAATAGAAAAGACAAGTCCAGTTCTTGGTAAAATACAAGTTAATCTGACAGAAATTGAAAAACCCACTACCATTAAATCCAAAAATCTCACTCATAAACTTAAAATTGTGAAATTTCACAAATTTCTTCACACGTTGACATTAAAATAAAGATTAATTagtataaaagattcttaatgaaAGACTACCTCAGAAATTTACCATATATTTATTTGAGCTAACAAGTTATACTTTTCAAACATGTTCCATACCTAGGCTGGTGTTCAACGTACAATAGAAAGAGCTGGAGCCTTGCACAATACACAATGCAAGTCTGCAAAGCTTACAGAATCTGTTGCACACAAAAATCCGTCACTAGTATAAACTTACATGAAGCATCACTTTTTACCTATTACCTTGTATATGTTGTTTATTCATCATCATAACTTTTGCTGATACAAGTCGAACAGAAATTAACAATGTTTGATATCCTCCTCACCCCACATCATCAGAGTCTTGACAAAATCATCCAAGGCTTGAACAGATGAGCCATTGTCCATTAAAGCTTTTTTCATTTCTTCACTCAAATCTTCAGCCTTCTTCCTCATCTCAACTCCTTTCTCACCCTCCATCACAAATCCAACCGTTTCAGCGACGTCTTCACAATTGATATTCGCATCAAATCCTCTAGCCAACTCTAGGCAAACCCCTAATTCTTCTTCTAACAACTTTGAGTTGTAATATTGTTCAGACCCAAGAGGCCAACCAATGATCGGAATACCGTTGCTCAAACTTTCTAGTATTGAATTCCATCCACAGTGACTCAAAAATGCACCAGTAGATTCATGAGATAGAATCTCAATTTGTGGACACCAATTCTTAACTAACAATCCTTTTCCTTTCTGTCGCATCCTCTCTTCAAACCCATGGGGTAACCATTCTGACCTGAACTCATCACCAACTTCAAACCCTGTCGGATTCCTAAGCACCCAAATAAACCTTTGCTTACTTTTTTCCAAACCTTTTGCAAACTCCATCATCTGGTCAACAGGAATACTGTTCTGAGAACCAAAGGATACATAAAGAACAGATTTTGCTGGGTGTAGGCTCAGCCATTGTGCACATTCACGAGGTGACATACCAGGAACCTTCCCTCCTCGTTCATTTTCGTTGGACGAAATTGGGAGAAGAGGTCCTATAGCCCAAACTGGTCTCCCACTAGAACTTTCCCAATGCTTTAGCCAATATTTCTCAAGTACATCAACAGTATTCCATAGACTTGCGTCAGAATTCTTGCAGTATCCAGCTTGACGAGCAGCGAAAGTGGGTGGTGAATCTTGGGTATAAGAAGATGCAGCCTTGATCATGTTCTGAGATAGCTGGTTACGGTGAATTGTGAGATTAGGTGGTAGACCAGGTAAAGTAAGCACATCTTCGGGAGTTAGTCTGTGAGGGAGGTAAGTCCATATTGAGTTGTAAATAGACATGGCAAAAGGTCCAGAAGTATATAGAGGAACATGACGAGACCCAAAACTATGAGCAACTTCAACTGTGAACCCCAAGAACATATCAGAGATGATGCAGATAGGTGGATTACCACCATTAAACTGAAATAATTGTGAGATCAAAAGTATGAAAGAGGGTTTCAGTGATTCAGAGGAGTGGTAAAACTTAGCTACTGCAGAGAGACTTGACAGAGAATCTGTATTCTCAGCATTTTCAGCGAAAGGAGGAAGCTCGACGAAATCGATAGTAGGGTAAACCAGGAATCGAGGGCGTAGCTTTTGGATATTATCAGGCGTActtatgattttgatgaagatatCTGGTATACGAGAAGCTAACTTCCGTGCAAAATCTAAGAATGGGTTCAGATGACCTTGAGCAGGGAATGGGAATAGTACGACATatctagaagatgaagaaggtacTTGCAGACCAGGAATACTAGAAGATGAAGGTGACTCCGTTGGTGtctttgccttggtcacaaacgTATCCATATCTGCCTGAAAAAAGATGAGGAGAAAAATTAGAACAACTTGACTTGAATTATTAAAATGATGCATACATAAAGAATTAATCAGCTTATACAAAGTAGAAACAACACTTAAAGAACTGTGCATATATACAAGTATGATATTAGTGATGTAAATGGATGGTTTTCATTTCATCCAGATGATTTAAAAGAtaagtagaggaagaaatttatgATCCTAGTAGTCCACCACATACCAAATTGCTAACACAGGGTGCTCAATAAGATAAAACATGGAATAGTTAAAGCACAGAAAGACTAAACTTACACCTACCCAGAAGAAAACCCCAAATTATAATCAAATTCAACCAAATTGACATGAATCCTGGGTATAGTTTTTGACAGAATTCATAAGAACCAGTTAATAACATTGAAACTAAGATGAGGAAATTAGGGTTCTAAATGTACTCTAAACTTGAAATTGGTAAAAAGAAAGTCAAcccaaattcaatcaatttttatATCACACAAATCTATCAAAGACCAAATTCAGTACCTGGTTATGAATGAGCAGTGGAACGAGTTTGGTTTGGCTCAAATTATTCAAGCTCTAGATCTCCTTCAATTCTTCTTTCCAAGTTTTTGATCACTTCTTCTTCACTTGTATATTATTTGATCTTAAGAAAAGTAATCAACACCCAGATTAGGAGGAAGTGTACTGGCTGTTACATCAGTCATCAGTGTGACTGACCTAATAAAAACAACCAGTCTAATCAGATGTTTCCTTGTTTAACTCCACCCAGTCTTCATGAGATTCTTTGTTCGTCTCTTGGGGTAATGATGTTTAACTCTACTCTCGTTTGTAGACTAACTTGTCTCACGCTCTTCTTCATAGAGTGATTCTCCTATGGTAATCAAATAATAGTGGGTCCGTTTGAGATTTAGATTTTTATAGGCCGGCCCCCGTAAGCCGTTGCAGGAATTAAAAACTGACGAGGATCTTGAAAATTTAAACTGATGGACACTTCTTGTCTTCCTTCCCTTGCAACAAGATCAGCTACTTTGTTTCCTTGTCTTGTCTTCTTAACCTCATCTGAAATCGCCACACATTGTCACCTGATTGATGTTTCCTTTTCTTGTAGATACCTAATAGTTGCTTGGTTGTCTCCTTCAATGACCAGATTTTGCAGGTTACTTGTAATGGCCCATTTTGTTGGCTGTAGCAAAGCTACAGTTTGTGTTTCTTCAGCTGACGAAATTCTGCGTCTTCCCATTCCTGCTCCTTTGAAAGTACATGTCCAGTTGCGTTAGATAAAACCAAAGCCAGTTTTGGCAGAAATCCATGAATCATCACAGTTTATCTTGGATGTTTTAGTAATTGAAAATTTCCAAAGATGTATGACTATATTGTTATGGCTCTGTGTTAGTTTACTGGATGTCAATAATCATAAGGCATTGAGATGTCTAAAGCTAGCTGCTCTGGAGTCCTGTTTTTATTTTCAAAGACTCTAACACAACGTTCTTTCCAAATAAATCAGCATTTAGTTGTTGCTAGTGCCATAGAGATAGAATTCAGTTCTCCTTCCCTCCACACATTATAGATGTCTAAGAAAGAGAGGTTATCAGAATTAGAGTTAGAGCAAAAAGTCCATGTACAGGAACATGATGTAAGTTCCAAACTGGcatatacacaatcaaaaaacaagtGAAAAATTGATTTTCTTTTAGTTGATAGAAAACACAGTTTGTGTTTATCCCCAGTTTCCGTCTcgttggtaaagaatcttgaagaTATTTCCAGATGAATAATTTAATTCTCTGAGAAGTATCCATACTCCATAGACCTCTCCAAAATCTTTTAGTAAAAGTTTGACTTTTTTTTACATGGCAAACATTATTCCCTCATAGGGTCAAATTTGATCGAAATGGTAGGACTAAGTCTTGTGGGCTGGATTTGGCTAAATCAGACAAAAAGCATTGCAAATTAGACAAAAAACGTTGCATATTCTTAACACTACTTCTCTTCCCAGATATCTCTGACATTCCATACAGTAGCGAGATAGTTTTGCTAAATAGTTCAGCACGGAGAAAATTGTTGAGATGGTTATGCTGTTCCCCTCAGCGCCGTGGGGAATAATTCAGCGGATTAGAACTGTCATAGGACTTAGGGGGTTGTTCTAGCTGACGTGGACTtccaatctagatgctagattagaagaATATAGGACTTGACCTAATCACCCTTAAGAATGAATCAGCGAGACTACCCACAATCCTAGTTCTTGACAATTCGGCGTGCTGTAAATGTTCTGGTTGGTGAAAATTTGCGTATCAGTTGGCTAGATAAGATACAAATTATGTGACTATGTGATTAAACATACATAATTCAGTAAGTATTCGAGACTTTGCGTTTAGCGTGTTTCGTCAATATAAAATGTGGCACACAACTTTTGGATTTACATTTAGAAGTTCCATTTAACTTATTAAAGCAAAAAGCCAAAAATTAATTTAGAAATACAACTCCATAATCTCTATATAAAAACAGATttttttcgagcgacgtggttaaccggagcttctggttgattctggccccaccataaTTTACTTTTAGgtaattttataaaattttggaaaaactAATCTAAGAAAATATCTTTTACCCCAtaatattagaaaaaacaacataatATTATAAATTACCAAATATATATTCAAATGAaaatattaaaaatcaaaattaaattccATCAATAAAACACACAACCAGATAATTAAAACGAAATAATATTTATGTTATTCATCGCGATTGAACTATGAAGATTAAAATGTGCATCATAATACTAATCTAAGAATTAAATCGTCCATTAAAAAGAAAAGTCCAACGTCCAATTACACTTCTTAAAATTAAACCGACCCTCATTACAGTTTCAAGCTGCTAATAATTAaactaattttaattacaattaagattgagataaaaataaaagagtttttaatgtggaacaaggtaaaagaaagcaatactagatttctataagcaagaagagaagagaattcaagcaagaagagaaagataagttttgtgtttaataatttgattgagtaatagatagatcttacaagacttaatctagcctttatataggcttgaagaataactaaactaggaaacagaaaactaaaaggaaatctaaaagaatcctaaaaataagaaagactgaaactaggaaaccatggaagccaaacctctaagcggaatcttctggaattgtagtatgccctgcatcagtccccccttctagagtaaagctcgtcctcgagttgtccaaacaaaccagaagttcattgtcaccatgaaacgtaaaaatctcttgaacattaaatgtgttggagatattccaatcatttggtagatcaataacataagcattatcattgatcttctttaaaaccttgaaaggaccatatttattcatcttggttttgttataagtacccactggaaatctctcttttcttagatgtatcatcacgagctccccttccttgaaggttttaaacctcttgtgtttatcagcatcctctttatatttagaattggacttctccagtttagattttacttcattatgtaattcagttgctttgtctacaaaagagtcggctgcagtgtttgtactctgtgtggtggaTAAATataccaaatcaagagtatgattaggtactttagagtacacaatctcaaattgagttttcccagtagaacgattcacagaagtgttgaaagcgaattccatatgtggcaataacacatcccactgcttactattatccaggcacttagctctaatcaaattcccaagtgatctattaacaacctcagtttgtccatcagtttgcggatgtgaagttgtgctgaattgtagaactgtgcctaagcgcatccataaacttttccagaaataactcaaaatttggtatctctgtcagaagtgatatactttggaaccccatgcaattttactacttctttaaagaacaaagaagcaacattagaagcgtcagttgatttcttacaagccacgaagtgagccattttagattaacgatcaactacgaccatgacagaatcattacctctagcagtacgaggtaaaccaagtataaaatccatacttatatcaacccaaggtgcatcaggaactggtaaaggagtatacaacccggtattttgaattgtaccctttgctctctgacagaccatgcatttttgtacgaacttttgtacatcacgtttcaaagatggtcagaaatatctttcttcaatcagggcaatggttttatctctcccaaaatgaccaccaagaccagtgccatgtaattctcgcaaaatatgtaaacgtaaagacccttgaggaatacataatcgattccctttaaaaataaaaccttcttgtataagaaaatcatcaaccccttgagtttgagaactgcattgatcccatagtttgccaaaatcttcatcttctggataaatgtctttgatatagtcaaatgcataactcttattacgaattgtagttaatagatgacttcttctacttaaggcatcagcaacttgattcaatttgccacttttatgtctcacggagaaagtatatttgttgagtgtggaaagccatcgatcatgcattctgttaactttagcagaagtattcaaaaacttcaaagcatggttgtcagtgttgacaacaaattccaTATGTATAAGATAAttatgccactgcttaagagattgaacaagagccaataactctaattcatatgtagaccatttcttttgtgcttctgaattcttttcactgtaatatgcaattggatgaccctcctgtgataatactgcaccaataccaacaacagatgcaacacaatctatttcaaaaggcttgttgaaattcggaagtgcaagaattggtgccgtacaaagcttttctttaagaagaataaagcttttatccattgcttccgtccactcaaacttctccttcttgagacagtcagtcaaaggtgcagaaataaagctaaagttcttcacaaatcttcgatagaaagaagccaaaccatgaaaactacgaacatcgcgaatagaagtaggaactggccaatcttcaattgcttgaactttagaaggatcgacatgaataccatcagtagaaatcacatatcccaaaaatgttactgaagaagccatgaaggtacacttcttcaaattaacatataaagagttgtcagcaagtacttgaaacacttgtgaaagatgttggaggtgttctggctcactgcgactaaaaattagtatgtcatcaaaatagacaataacaaatttactgagaaagggttggagaacctgattcataagtcgcataaaagtactaggtgcattagataacccaaatggcatgaccagccattcatataaaccttcacgtgtcttgaatgatgttttccactcatctccacctcgaatgtgtatttggtggtaaccactgcgtaaatccaacttagtaaaaataatagagcccgatagtaaatcaatcatatcatcaatacgcgggatcgtaaatctataaggaatggtgatgcgatttaatgctctgcaatcgatacacatcctccatccattgtcttttttactaaccaagaatgcaggactggcacaaggactgttgctaggtcgtatcaaaccaTTTGTAAGaaaatcatttacctgtccctataatatctcatgctcagcaggactcaagcgatagtgtgcttggtttggtaaagaggctccaggaataaaatcgatgtagtgttgaatattccgtaaaggaggtaatgcagttggtagttcatctggaaataaaaaattatattgaaataataagggcttcacctttgtaggcaactcaatcataggcttagaatcttcatgggaatgtaaagaatgttgtgggtgcaaagaacgaataacagtggctacgacagcatcagtctgcgcacaagagtttgaagtggaattggatagactaagaaccttggttttcccattatgaacaaaagtgtaagtattctcgaatccattgtgaaccgcgtgaagatcgtattgccaaggtctgcctagaagaagatgggttgccgtcatattaatgacatcacatagaactgtgtcttcataaccctcaaaagagaatgacac includes the following:
- the LOC113288354 gene encoding UDP-glycosyltransferase 92A1-like; amino-acid sequence: MDTFVTKAKTPTESPSSSSIPGLQVPSSSSRYVVLFPFPAQGHLNPFLDFARKLASRIPDIFIKIISTPDNIQKLRPRFLVYPTIDFVELPPFAENAENTDSLSSLSAVAKFYHSSESLKPSFILLISQLFQFNGGNPPICIISDMFLGFTVEVAHSFGSRHVPLYTSGPFAMSIYNSIWTYLPHRLTPEDVLTLPGLPPNLTIHRNQLSQNMIKAASSYTQDSPPTFAARQAGYCKNSDASLWNTVDVLEKYWLKHWESSSGRPVWAIGPLLPISSNENERGGKVPGMSPRECAQWLSLHPAKSVLYVSFGSQNSIPVDQMMEFAKGLEKSKQRFIWVLRNPTGFEVGDEFRSEWLPHGFEERMRQKGKGLLVKNWCPQIEILSHESTGAFLSHCGWNSILESLSNGIPIIGWPLGSEQYYNSKLLEEELGVCLELARGFDANINCEDVAETVGFVMEGEKGVEMRKKAEDLSEEMKKALMDNGSSVQALDDFVKTLMMWGEEDIKHC